In one window of Catalinimonas alkaloidigena DNA:
- a CDS encoding DNA-3-methyladenine glycosylase — protein sequence MTSFQKLPLAFYRRDDVVQIARELLGKYLVSLIDGQYTAGMITETEAYRGASDRACHAFGPRRTPRTELMFGPGGTAYVYLCYGLHHLFNVVTNERDQADAVLIRALEPAEGVEVMQQRRKQKKVTPKLTAGPGNVSSALGIRKQHYGNDLTGTELWIEDRGIVIPEADLVDTPRIGVDYAGDDARLPWRFTIRGNRWVSR from the coding sequence GTGACTTCTTTCCAGAAACTTCCGTTAGCCTTTTACCGTCGCGACGACGTGGTGCAGATCGCCCGCGAATTGTTGGGCAAATACCTCGTCTCTCTGATCGACGGCCAGTACACCGCGGGGATGATCACCGAGACCGAAGCGTACCGTGGTGCCAGCGACCGCGCCTGCCACGCCTTTGGTCCCCGGCGGACCCCGCGTACGGAACTGATGTTCGGGCCGGGCGGAACGGCATATGTGTATTTATGCTACGGCCTGCACCACCTGTTCAACGTCGTGACCAACGAACGCGACCAGGCCGACGCCGTGCTGATCCGCGCGCTGGAACCTGCCGAGGGTGTGGAAGTGATGCAACAGCGCCGGAAGCAGAAAAAGGTGACGCCCAAGCTCACGGCGGGGCCAGGCAACGTGTCGTCGGCGCTGGGCATTCGCAAACAGCATTACGGCAACGACCTGACCGGCACGGAGCTCTGGATCGAAGACCGCGGCATTGTGATTCCCGAAGCCGACCTTGTGGATACGCCCCGCATCGGGGTGGACTATGCCGGCGACGACGCCCGGTTGCCCTGGCGGTTCACCATCCGGGGTAATCGCTGGGTAAGCCGGTAG
- a CDS encoding saccharopine dehydrogenase family protein: MSKVLIIGAGGVGSVVVHKCAAVPEVFSDILLASRTKAKCDKIAASVAERIPNAPPIKTVQVDADNVPELVALIRDFQPKMVINVALPYQDLTIMDACLETGVHYLDTANYEPKDVAKFEYSWQWAYQDRFKEAGLMALLGCGFDPGVTGVFTAYAAKHHFDEIQYLDIVDCNAGDHGKAFATNFNPEINIREITQHGRYWENGAWHETEPLSIHQPVDYPEVGPKESYLLFHEELESLVKNFPSLKRARFWMTFSQNYINHLRVLENVGMTRIDPVRFQGQDIVPLEFLKAVLPEPASLGEGYKGKTSIGCQIKGLKNGQEQTYFIWNNCDHAAVYQEIGAQAVSYTTGVPAMIGAMMMLTGKWMKPGVYNVEEFDPDPFLAVLGTYGLPWHEKVDAELAFAYPDAVAK; encoded by the coding sequence ATGAGTAAAGTACTGATCATCGGAGCCGGAGGCGTCGGCAGTGTCGTCGTCCACAAATGCGCCGCCGTACCCGAGGTTTTTTCCGATATTCTGCTGGCCAGCCGAACCAAGGCCAAGTGTGACAAGATTGCGGCCAGCGTAGCCGAGCGGATTCCTAACGCGCCGCCCATCAAAACCGTGCAGGTCGATGCCGACAACGTGCCTGAACTGGTGGCGCTCATCCGCGATTTTCAGCCCAAGATGGTGATCAACGTGGCGTTGCCTTACCAGGACCTGACCATTATGGACGCCTGCCTCGAAACGGGGGTGCATTACCTGGATACGGCCAACTACGAGCCGAAAGACGTGGCAAAGTTTGAGTACAGCTGGCAGTGGGCGTATCAGGATCGCTTCAAAGAAGCCGGGCTGATGGCGCTGTTGGGCTGCGGGTTCGATCCGGGCGTGACGGGCGTCTTCACCGCCTACGCCGCCAAGCACCACTTCGACGAGATCCAGTACCTCGACATTGTGGACTGCAACGCCGGCGACCACGGCAAAGCGTTTGCGACCAACTTCAACCCTGAGATCAACATCCGTGAAATTACGCAGCACGGGCGTTATTGGGAGAACGGCGCGTGGCACGAAACCGAGCCGCTGTCGATCCACCAGCCCGTCGACTACCCCGAAGTCGGGCCGAAGGAGTCGTACCTGCTGTTCCACGAAGAGCTGGAGTCGCTGGTCAAAAACTTCCCGAGCCTGAAACGTGCGCGTTTTTGGATGACCTTCTCGCAAAATTACATCAACCACCTGCGCGTGCTCGAAAACGTGGGCATGACCCGCATCGATCCGGTGCGTTTCCAAGGACAGGACATCGTGCCGCTTGAGTTCCTGAAAGCAGTACTGCCCGAGCCGGCCTCGCTGGGCGAAGGCTACAAAGGCAAAACCTCAATCGGTTGCCAGATCAAAGGCCTGAAAAACGGCCAGGAACAGACGTACTTCATCTGGAACAACTGCGACCATGCGGCGGTGTATCAGGAGATCGGTGCGCAGGCGGTTTCGTACACGACGGGCGTGCCAGCCATGATCGGCGCGATGATGATGCTGACGGGCAAATGGATGAAGCCGGGCGTCTACAACGTCGAAGAGTTCGATCCCGATCCGTTCCTGGCGGTGCTGGGCACGTACGGTCTGCCCTGGCACGAAAAAGTCGATGCTGAGCTGGCCTTCGCCTATCCGGATGCCGTCGCCAAGTAA
- a CDS encoding recombinase family protein, translating into MNVALFARVSTVDKQDTNRQINELTDYCRSNGWNINHVITEKISGRIANDKRPGVALLRKVIASGKLSKIVVSEVSRLGRDTREVLNLIHDMKENKVSLHIMNYQLDTLKSDGTENSMGQLLITLLADIARMETQLLSERVRSGMAEAKRKGKHVGRPKGSNTKTDDYLKKHKVAVSLLVKGVPIRKVAAACNCSTFTVQCVKQKMLQKCLIT; encoded by the coding sequence ATGAATGTAGCTCTTTTTGCCAGAGTGTCTACCGTAGATAAGCAAGACACTAACAGACAAATAAATGAACTTACTGATTATTGTCGAAGCAACGGCTGGAATATTAATCATGTAATTACAGAGAAAATTTCTGGCCGCATAGCCAATGATAAACGTCCTGGTGTTGCTCTCTTACGTAAAGTAATTGCTTCAGGTAAGCTATCCAAGATAGTTGTTTCAGAAGTGTCTAGGCTTGGCCGTGATACAAGGGAAGTGCTAAATCTGATTCATGATATGAAGGAAAATAAGGTTTCCCTTCATATCATGAATTATCAATTAGATACATTGAAATCAGATGGTACAGAAAACTCCATGGGGCAACTCCTTATTACTTTACTCGCGGATATAGCTAGAATGGAAACCCAGCTGCTTTCCGAGCGGGTTCGTTCTGGCATGGCAGAGGCGAAACGAAAGGGCAAGCATGTCGGTAGGCCTAAGGGTAGCAATACAAAAACCGATGACTACCTGAAAAAACACAAAGTTGCGGTGTCTTTGCTTGTGAAGGGGGTGCCAATTCGTAAAGTAGCTGCTGCGTGTAACTGTTCTACCTTTACGGTCCAGTGCGTCAAACAAAAGATGCTTCAGAAATGCTTAATTACCTAA
- a CDS encoding AAA family ATPase encodes MKIVVKKKFKSLSPFTSQELSDLTVITGKNGSGKSQLLDLLSNRHNSSPPEDNSYIWDYDRKLDKIQYEGIVYTDTKQIDHSAWRGKMDQIKSRFKALSPSAIRLYALINEHNIESRLEDRNSDNLMIDTAEYRGIICEFFNQLYQGNSNLKPELVNANHEKQVLNQFIEFSGRTFYTSLQYISETAGVDIEKLSDADFYNIPLPEQYIQNIALFSGNLNWAFYNYAVRRQQNRVLYGYKLSESEQNNSVSDDDFVEKYPPPWKVINETFDSLGIDFYFKEIERREFSIDVPFELKLYKKSTSNHVGMHDLSSGEKIIIGLIIKLFTCEYYEKNLSLPEVILLDEPDAHLHPEMSQLLLDVLEKVFVSRFKIKVIVTTHSPSTIALTPEHCIYRLRNSPETSLTSISKDDALEMLTSFIPTLSIDYKNHRQVFVESPTDLEYYQVIHDRHQRDHKLAYRLYFISNSLGQGNCDSVIRIVANLRESGNKTSYGIIDWDLMHNSNNYVIVHGWNERYSIENFLLDPIYIICKLIDLNVGDVQRGIGVDHSFNHFNIGTEDNSWLQKIVDYFFERFGEHNRTYKAKSGQERIDVEYLNGKVLSMPKFYLQARGHDLIPMIKKAFPAFNKYNSEVLLAKDMSRLIAKCYPFVPKSTILTIEALCS; translated from the coding sequence ATGAAGATAGTTGTTAAAAAGAAATTTAAATCCCTTTCTCCTTTTACTAGTCAAGAACTTTCCGATTTAACTGTAATTACGGGCAAGAACGGAAGCGGTAAATCTCAACTTCTTGACTTACTTAGTAATCGTCATAATTCATCTCCTCCAGAAGATAATAGCTATATTTGGGATTATGATCGAAAACTTGATAAAATCCAATATGAGGGTATAGTTTATACTGATACGAAACAAATAGACCACTCAGCCTGGAGAGGAAAAATGGATCAGATCAAAAGTAGGTTTAAAGCATTAAGTCCTTCAGCAATAAGGTTGTATGCCCTAATCAATGAACATAATATAGAAAGTAGGTTAGAGGATAGAAATAGTGATAACTTGATGATTGATACCGCAGAATATAGAGGCATTATCTGTGAATTTTTCAATCAATTATATCAGGGTAATAGCAATCTTAAGCCTGAATTAGTTAATGCGAATCATGAAAAACAGGTGCTAAATCAGTTTATTGAATTTAGTGGCAGGACATTTTATACCTCTCTACAGTACATTAGTGAGACAGCTGGGGTAGATATAGAAAAGCTTTCTGATGCTGATTTTTATAATATACCATTACCTGAACAGTATATACAAAATATAGCCTTGTTTTCTGGAAACCTAAATTGGGCTTTCTATAACTATGCTGTAAGAAGACAGCAGAATAGAGTTTTATATGGATACAAGCTTAGCGAGAGTGAGCAAAATAACTCTGTATCTGACGATGATTTTGTTGAAAAATATCCTCCACCTTGGAAAGTTATTAACGAAACTTTCGATTCTTTAGGAATCGATTTCTATTTCAAGGAGATAGAAAGAAGAGAATTTAGTATAGATGTCCCTTTTGAGCTTAAGCTATATAAGAAGAGTACTAGTAATCATGTAGGCATGCATGACCTTTCCTCAGGTGAAAAGATAATAATTGGTCTAATAATAAAACTTTTCACCTGTGAATACTATGAAAAAAATTTAAGTCTACCAGAAGTTATTCTCCTTGATGAACCTGATGCTCATTTGCACCCAGAGATGTCACAGCTCTTACTTGATGTGCTTGAAAAAGTATTTGTTAGTAGATTCAAGATTAAGGTTATAGTAACGACACATTCACCTTCTACTATTGCCCTTACACCAGAACATTGTATTTACCGCTTAAGGAATAGCCCTGAAACTTCATTGACAAGTATCTCGAAAGACGATGCCTTGGAGATGCTGACAAGCTTCATTCCTACTCTAAGCATTGATTATAAGAATCACAGGCAAGTTTTTGTAGAGAGTCCTACTGATCTTGAATATTATCAAGTTATCCATGATAGGCATCAAAGAGATCATAAATTGGCTTATAGGCTTTACTTTATCTCCAATTCTTTAGGCCAAGGTAACTGTGATAGTGTTATTAGGATAGTTGCGAATTTGAGAGAATCAGGGAACAAAACTAGCTATGGTATAATCGACTGGGACCTAATGCATAATTCTAACAATTATGTGATTGTACATGGATGGAATGAAAGATATTCAATAGAAAACTTTCTATTAGATCCAATTTATATAATATGTAAATTAATTGACCTTAATGTGGGTGATGTCCAGCGGGGTATTGGAGTTGATCACTCCTTCAATCATTTCAATATAGGAACTGAAGACAATTCTTGGTTACAAAAAATAGTTGACTACTTTTTTGAAAGATTTGGAGAGCATAATCGCACTTACAAAGCTAAGAGTGGCCAAGAGAGAATAGATGTAGAATATCTGAATGGGAAAGTGTTATCTATGCCTAAGTTTTATCTTCAAGCTAGAGGACATGATTTGATTCCTATGATTAAGAAAGCGTTTCCTGCCTTTAATAAGTACAATAGTGAGGTTCTGCTGGCTAAAGATATGTCTAGGCTAATAGCCAAGTGTTATCCTTTTGTCCCTAAATCGACAATTTTGACTATTGAAGCCCTTTGTTCTTAA
- a CDS encoding phage antirepressor N-terminal domain-containing protein — protein sequence MKYFMYQNSNIPYCMNEGGQLIPLKPLCQILELSYKNQDRKIREDPYFSQVYQPARIVAADGKERQMNCLPLIEVENWLHATSNTNRTEEQKQKKVDFLSWLRSQRISMFRAVNETSQQNTKEAGIYAQLQRNRSRINELRRENTKLQKELEHMRLERYGLHESTKLLSVG from the coding sequence ATGAAATATTTTATGTATCAAAATTCTAATATTCCATATTGTATGAATGAAGGTGGGCAGCTCATTCCACTTAAGCCGTTATGTCAAATCTTAGAGCTGAGCTACAAAAATCAGGATAGAAAAATAAGAGAAGATCCATATTTTTCTCAGGTTTACCAGCCCGCGCGAATTGTAGCGGCTGATGGCAAAGAAAGGCAAATGAATTGTTTACCACTGATAGAAGTGGAGAACTGGTTGCATGCTACCAGCAATACAAACCGCACGGAAGAGCAGAAACAGAAGAAAGTCGACTTCCTGAGCTGGTTACGAAGCCAGCGCATTTCCATGTTCCGAGCGGTCAATGAGACCAGTCAGCAGAACACGAAGGAGGCGGGAATTTACGCGCAACTCCAGCGTAACCGGAGCCGGATCAATGAACTGCGTCGTGAAAATACCAAGCTGCAAAAGGAGCTGGAGCACATGCGTCTGGAACGCTATGGACTGCACGAATCCACCAAGTTACTGAGCGTAGGATAA
- a CDS encoding PIN domain-containing protein, giving the protein MDVFLDTNILIYAVRNEATFPKLKTLLGSKRLAYSCSVINYAELKAMGLKLSWQQKKLEQIEEVMQDVVIVDIRFDAILNRYAEIDAYSLNQLPGVDRKKATPMGQNDMWIAATASVLEIPLLTTDKDFDHLHNLYLDVIRLEPKAFK; this is encoded by the coding sequence ATGGATGTTTTCTTAGACACCAACATCCTGATCTATGCCGTCCGAAATGAAGCTACTTTTCCCAAGCTGAAAACCCTATTGGGTAGCAAGCGCCTGGCCTACTCCTGTTCGGTAATTAACTATGCTGAATTGAAAGCGATGGGCCTTAAGCTCAGCTGGCAGCAAAAGAAGCTGGAGCAGATCGAAGAGGTGATGCAAGATGTGGTAATTGTAGATATTCGATTTGATGCCATTCTGAACCGGTACGCTGAAATCGACGCTTACTCGCTGAATCAGTTGCCTGGGGTCGACCGAAAGAAAGCTACGCCGATGGGTCAGAATGATATGTGGATTGCAGCGACCGCCTCGGTGTTGGAAATTCCGTTGTTGACGACGGATAAGGACTTCGACCATTTGCATAACCTTTACCTTGACGTAATCCGCCTGGAGCCTAAAGCGTTCAAATGA
- a CDS encoding site-specific integrase, giving the protein MRVLLRLRRNVRNPERISTLYARVTISGLRATTDFSTRIQVYPDQWDSTNQRVLGDSERAELDNEAIERVRNDLRTLFNQQVALYGSIDPDTLQALYLGRKASRSVTLLNLVIDYLHKEAERKQWTPSTKGIYQDYTNNLVEFLESIGRKQLPPMGFDETMAQDFFYWLRKKSVQARSAKHLQWVKRALQDAVRRRILGHNPIEYMNWSKGAPPPIVALSDAELALLETYRFSSPILQRVADCFTLQCYTGLAYGELVTVQRSAIHYGGPMPVLVVVRHKTKHVKNGRTYRIPLIGKAVALLERYGYEMPVYKNQQYNRYLKEVAAILGIEKNLTTHVGRKTAGMIWLNNNVPLETVSKLLGHTKLSTTQLSYAEVLDHKAIADMAAFEARTSKPGSLS; this is encoded by the coding sequence ATGCGGGTTTTACTCCGTTTGCGTCGTAATGTCCGAAACCCGGAGCGTATTTCTACGCTCTATGCTCGAGTGACCATCTCCGGACTACGCGCTACTACTGATTTCTCTACACGTATTCAGGTCTATCCTGACCAATGGGACAGCACCAACCAACGCGTCCTCGGTGATTCCGAAAGAGCGGAGCTGGATAACGAAGCCATCGAGCGGGTGAGAAATGACCTCCGAACATTATTCAACCAACAAGTTGCCTTGTATGGGTCCATCGATCCGGATACACTCCAGGCGTTGTACCTCGGTCGCAAAGCCTCGCGCTCCGTTACCTTGCTGAACCTGGTCATCGATTATCTGCACAAAGAAGCCGAACGCAAGCAATGGACTCCCTCTACCAAAGGCATCTACCAGGACTACACGAACAACCTGGTTGAATTCCTGGAGAGCATTGGCCGTAAGCAACTGCCTCCGATGGGGTTTGACGAAACGATGGCACAGGATTTCTTCTACTGGCTCCGGAAGAAATCGGTACAGGCCCGCAGCGCCAAGCATCTCCAGTGGGTCAAACGTGCCCTCCAGGATGCCGTTCGGCGACGCATCCTCGGTCATAATCCGATCGAGTACATGAACTGGAGCAAAGGTGCTCCCCCTCCCATCGTCGCTTTGTCCGATGCGGAACTGGCCTTACTGGAAACTTACCGCTTCAGCAGCCCCATTCTGCAACGCGTTGCCGACTGCTTTACGCTGCAATGCTATACCGGATTGGCCTACGGTGAACTCGTCACGGTTCAGCGCTCCGCCATCCACTACGGAGGCCCGATGCCGGTCCTGGTGGTAGTCCGGCACAAGACCAAACACGTGAAAAATGGTCGCACCTACCGCATTCCCCTGATCGGCAAAGCCGTAGCGCTGCTGGAGCGTTATGGGTATGAAATGCCTGTGTACAAGAACCAACAGTACAACCGCTATTTGAAAGAAGTAGCAGCCATTCTGGGCATTGAAAAGAACCTGACCACGCACGTGGGCCGCAAAACAGCGGGGATGATTTGGCTCAACAATAATGTACCGTTAGAAACCGTCAGTAAACTGCTGGGGCATACCAAGCTTTCTACTACCCAGCTCAGCTACGCTGAAGTTTTGGATCACAAAGCTATCGCGGATATGGCCGCCTTTGAAGCCAGAACCAGCAAGCCTGGATCGTTGTCATGA
- a CDS encoding acyl-CoA thioesterase, with translation MYTHETQIRVRYAETDQMAYVYYGNYAMYYEVARVEALRALGQSYKVMEDEGVMLPVLEYYTKYIRPARYDDLLTIKLSIRTLPGVRITFHYEIFNEEGTLLNLGETTLVFVNKVTQKPCPPPPAMLEALQPFFSNPEKT, from the coding sequence TTGTACACGCACGAAACGCAGATCCGCGTCCGCTATGCAGAAACCGACCAGATGGCGTATGTCTACTACGGCAATTACGCGATGTATTACGAAGTGGCCCGCGTAGAAGCCCTGCGTGCCCTGGGCCAGAGCTATAAAGTCATGGAAGACGAGGGCGTGATGCTGCCTGTCCTCGAATATTATACGAAGTACATTCGCCCCGCGCGTTACGACGATCTCCTCACGATCAAGCTCAGCATCCGCACGTTACCGGGAGTACGTATTACCTTCCACTACGAGATCTTCAACGAAGAAGGCACCCTACTGAACCTCGGCGAAACCACCCTGGTGTTCGTCAACAAGGTAACGCAGAAACCGTGTCCTCCCCCACCCGCCATGCTCGAGGCCCTGCAGCCCTTTTTTTCCAATCCCGAAAAAACTTGA
- the mltG gene encoding endolytic transglycosylase MltG has protein sequence MRRPFRILFVTLITVSVVAVTFSFYGYQMLFTPNVLVEKPDHLLYIPTGATYATVIDSLEKYDMVQDPVSFSFLARLSGYQDNVKPGVYQLRKDMTNKEALWLLRSGAQVPVNLTFNNVRVKQDLADRLAQYVEAPSEQILGMLRDTAIARQYGFDTLNFVSMFIPNTYEVYWTTSPQALFDRMHKEYEAFWNTEQNGTTRRDKAQALDLTPQQVTVLASIVEAETKKPDEMPRVAGVYLNRLQRGWALQADPTIVFASGDFALKRVLNVHKEIDSPYNTYMYPGLPPGPINLPSIRAIDAVLNSEEHKYMYFCAREDFSGYHNFAQTLTEHNRNALIYQRALNAAGIR, from the coding sequence ATGAGACGCCCTTTTCGCATCCTGTTTGTCACCCTGATTACGGTCAGCGTGGTAGCCGTCACGTTTTCGTTCTACGGTTACCAGATGCTTTTTACGCCCAATGTACTGGTGGAAAAGCCCGACCACCTGCTCTACATCCCGACCGGAGCGACCTATGCCACGGTCATCGACTCGTTGGAGAAGTACGACATGGTTCAAGATCCGGTTTCGTTTTCGTTTCTGGCGCGCCTGTCGGGGTATCAGGACAATGTAAAACCGGGGGTGTACCAGTTGCGCAAAGACATGACCAACAAAGAGGCGCTCTGGCTGCTCCGTTCGGGCGCGCAAGTGCCGGTGAACCTGACGTTCAATAACGTACGTGTCAAACAGGACCTGGCCGACCGCCTGGCGCAGTACGTCGAAGCGCCGTCTGAGCAAATTCTGGGGATGTTGCGCGACACCGCCATTGCCCGGCAGTACGGATTCGACACGCTGAATTTTGTCAGCATGTTTATTCCCAACACTTACGAAGTCTATTGGACCACCTCGCCGCAGGCCCTCTTCGACCGGATGCATAAAGAATACGAAGCGTTCTGGAACACCGAACAAAACGGCACCACCCGGCGTGACAAAGCGCAGGCCTTGGACCTCACCCCCCAGCAAGTGACGGTGCTGGCCTCGATTGTAGAAGCCGAAACAAAAAAGCCGGACGAGATGCCGCGCGTCGCGGGCGTGTACCTGAACCGACTGCAACGGGGCTGGGCGCTCCAGGCCGACCCGACCATTGTGTTTGCCTCCGGCGATTTTGCGCTGAAGCGTGTGCTGAATGTCCACAAGGAGATCGACTCCCCGTACAATACGTATATGTATCCGGGGCTGCCTCCGGGGCCCATCAACCTGCCGTCCATCCGCGCCATCGACGCCGTACTCAACTCCGAAGAGCACAAGTACATGTATTTTTGTGCCCGCGAAGATTTTTCGGGGTACCATAATTTCGCGCAAACGCTTACGGAACACAACCGCAATGCGCTGATCTACCAGCGTGCCCTGAACGCCGCCGGCATCCGATAA
- a CDS encoding L-threonylcarbamoyladenylate synthase, which yields MSATLIKIHPDNPAQKRVLEVVDCLRNGGVVIYPTDTVYGMGCDITNARAIDRVARIKGLQADKANFAFICYDLSHISEFAKVDNATFKVMKKALPGPFTFILNASSNVPKLLNTRKKTVGIRVPNHNIPRQIVKELGNPIVTTSIRDDDEVVEYSTDPELIFEKYRDLVDIVIDGGYGNNVASTVVNFSNGQFEVEREGLGDITQFV from the coding sequence ATGAGTGCAACCCTGATAAAAATTCACCCGGACAATCCGGCCCAGAAAAGAGTTCTGGAAGTAGTCGACTGCCTGCGCAACGGAGGCGTCGTGATCTATCCTACCGATACGGTATACGGCATGGGCTGCGACATCACGAACGCCAGGGCCATCGATCGTGTCGCCCGCATCAAAGGACTGCAGGCCGACAAAGCGAACTTTGCGTTTATCTGTTACGACCTCAGCCACATCTCCGAGTTTGCCAAGGTCGATAATGCTACGTTCAAGGTGATGAAGAAAGCACTGCCCGGCCCATTTACGTTCATCCTGAACGCCAGCAGCAACGTACCCAAGTTGTTGAATACCCGGAAGAAAACGGTGGGCATCCGGGTGCCGAATCATAACATTCCGCGGCAGATCGTAAAGGAGTTGGGTAATCCGATTGTCACGACTTCGATTCGCGACGACGACGAAGTGGTAGAGTATTCGACCGATCCGGAACTGATTTTTGAGAAATACCGCGATCTGGTCGACATCGTCATCGACGGTGGCTACGGCAACAATGTAGCCTCGACGGTCGTCAACTTCTCCAACGGTCAGTTCGAAGTAGAACGCGAAGGGCTGGGCGACATTACGCAGTTCGTGTAA
- a CDS encoding lysophospholipid acyltransferase family protein: MRFLRVISRLPFWFWYGVSDVLAFLAYRVVRYRRNVVEENLHRAFPEKSDAERQRITKDFYRNLGDVIVESLKTISISPEALRRRVRPVNPELLLDPLARGEGVLVMTSHQCNWEWLLLGSSLFLAPYPILAVYRPLHNQFFDELMQQIRGRFGATPTPDRRLLREVATLRNQPFVTAMVADQAPAPEHGYWTHFLHQETAFFRGSDRIAQAAGLRVLFTRMVRVGRGHYEISFTPIAAPPYNQEEPSQILDRYVEEAEAAIRATPADWLWSHKRWKHRRPEGMPITRTA; this comes from the coding sequence ATGCGTTTTTTACGAGTGATTTCGCGCTTGCCGTTCTGGTTCTGGTACGGCGTGTCGGATGTACTGGCATTTCTGGCCTATCGGGTGGTGCGCTACCGCCGGAACGTGGTAGAAGAAAATTTGCACCGAGCCTTTCCGGAAAAGTCAGACGCTGAGCGCCAGCGCATCACGAAAGATTTTTACCGCAACCTGGGAGACGTGATTGTGGAATCCCTGAAAACGATTTCCATTTCGCCGGAAGCACTACGCCGGCGCGTGCGCCCCGTCAATCCGGAACTCCTGTTGGACCCGCTGGCCCGGGGCGAAGGTGTGCTGGTGATGACCTCCCACCAGTGCAACTGGGAGTGGTTGCTGTTAGGAAGTTCGCTCTTTCTGGCACCGTATCCCATTCTGGCGGTGTATCGCCCGTTGCACAACCAGTTTTTTGATGAATTGATGCAACAGATTCGGGGACGTTTCGGGGCTACGCCCACGCCTGACCGCCGTCTGCTGCGCGAGGTGGCCACCCTGCGCAATCAGCCGTTTGTCACCGCGATGGTCGCCGACCAGGCCCCTGCCCCCGAGCATGGCTACTGGACCCATTTTCTGCATCAGGAAACCGCTTTTTTCCGTGGCTCAGACCGCATTGCCCAGGCGGCAGGTCTTCGGGTTTTGTTCACGCGCATGGTACGGGTCGGGCGGGGTCACTACGAAATCAGTTTCACGCCCATTGCCGCACCACCTTACAACCAAGAGGAGCCCAGCCAAATTCTGGACCGGTATGTAGAAGAGGCCGAAGCGGCGATTCGCGCCACCCCGGCCGATTGGTTGTGGTCGCACAAGCGATGGAAACACCGCCGCCCTGAGGGCATGCCGATTACACGAACTGCGTAA